One genomic segment of Bradyrhizobium prioriisuperbiae includes these proteins:
- a CDS encoding Crp/Fnr family transcriptional regulator — protein sequence MISAERLRMIAFWAHDLNESEIEQARRGIVEKTFAKGDYICHRGDRLDSWTGVVEGVIKMGTMSSSGKATSLAGCRAGSWLGEGSMLKDEPRRYDLVALRDARVAQMNRTTFFWLYENSPAFNRFLIRQFNERISQFIALVEYDRMLSAPGRVARNIAWLFNPVLCPNAATHFDITQEELGLLAGLSRQHTNEALKLLEAKGLLRVERGGVTVLDLAGLAGYGE from the coding sequence ATGATTTCCGCCGAGCGCCTGCGCATGATCGCATTCTGGGCGCACGACCTGAATGAGAGCGAAATCGAGCAGGCGCGCCGGGGCATTGTCGAAAAGACCTTCGCCAAAGGCGACTATATCTGCCACCGCGGCGACCGGCTCGACTCCTGGACCGGCGTGGTCGAGGGCGTCATCAAGATGGGCACGATGTCGAGTTCCGGCAAAGCCACCTCGCTGGCCGGTTGCCGGGCCGGCAGTTGGCTTGGCGAGGGCTCGATGCTGAAGGACGAGCCGCGCCGCTACGACCTGGTGGCGTTGCGCGATGCGCGCGTGGCGCAGATGAATCGTACCACCTTCTTCTGGCTGTATGAAAACAGCCCGGCCTTCAACCGGTTCCTGATCCGGCAGTTCAACGAACGGATCAGCCAGTTCATCGCGCTGGTGGAATACGACCGCATGCTCTCCGCACCCGGCCGGGTGGCCCGCAACATCGCCTGGCTGTTCAATCCCGTGCTTTGTCCCAATGCCGCAACGCACTTTGATATCACCCAGGAAGAGCTGGGTTTGCTTGCGGGCCTGTCGCGGCAGCACACCAACGAAGCCCTGAAGCTTCTGGAAGCCAAGGGCCTGCTGCGCGTCGAGCGCGGCGGGGTCACCGTGCTCGATCTGGCGGGCCTTGCCGGTTACGGGGAATGA
- a CDS encoding ABC transporter ATP-binding protein — MLEVQDLHAYYGKSHILQGVDMHIDAGEVVSLLGRNGVGRSTTVKAIMGEVPPHGVIRFKGQNIAGLPNHRIARLGLGYVPENRDIFPSLTVRQNLLMGVKDPRRPGKWKLEDMLGMFPNLANRADTAAGVLSGGEKQMLTICRTLMGDPELVMIDEPTEGLAPLIVQQVGDLIAEIARRGVAILLVEQKLSIAMRISHRVYVMGHGRVVFEGTPAELKANDAVRKEWLEV; from the coding sequence ATGCTCGAGGTTCAAGATCTGCACGCCTATTACGGCAAAAGCCACATCCTGCAAGGCGTCGACATGCACATCGACGCCGGCGAAGTGGTCAGCCTGCTCGGACGCAACGGCGTCGGCCGCTCCACCACCGTGAAGGCGATCATGGGCGAAGTGCCGCCGCACGGCGTCATCCGCTTCAAGGGCCAGAACATCGCCGGACTGCCAAACCACCGCATCGCCCGCCTCGGGCTCGGCTATGTCCCGGAGAACCGGGACATCTTCCCGTCGCTGACGGTGCGGCAGAACCTGCTGATGGGGGTCAAGGATCCGCGCCGCCCCGGCAAGTGGAAACTCGAGGACATGCTCGGCATGTTCCCGAATCTGGCCAACCGGGCCGACACCGCCGCCGGCGTGCTCTCGGGTGGCGAAAAGCAGATGCTGACAATTTGCCGCACCCTGATGGGGGATCCCGAACTCGTCATGATCGACGAGCCGACCGAGGGGCTGGCGCCGCTGATCGTACAGCAGGTCGGCGACCTGATCGCCGAAATCGCCCGGCGCGGCGTCGCCATCCTGCTGGTGGAGCAGAAACTGTCGATCGCGATGCGGATTTCCCACCGGGTCTATGTGATGGGCCACGGTCGGGTGGTGTTCGAGGGCACGCCAGCGGAACTCAAAGCCAACGACGCCGTCCGCAAGGAGTGGCTGGAGGTCTGA
- a CDS encoding ABC transporter ATP-binding protein — MRNVSLRFGGVRALSDVSFAVNEGELFSIIGPNGAGKTSMVNCISGRYRPTEGTLHYRGRDITGLNPNARPGLGIGRTFQNLALFHHMSVLDNIMVGRHHLLKNNFLTGSLYWLTGARREELEHRRKVEEIIDFLDLQSVRKATAGTLSYGLRKRVELARAMALEPQLILLDEPMAGMNFEEKEDMARYIVDLNEEFGMTVMMIEHDMGVVMDISHRVMVLDFGRKIAEGDPEAVLADPHVKRAYLGEEDELLVSPDDAVPAELTT; from the coding sequence GTGCGCAACGTGTCGCTGCGCTTCGGCGGCGTGCGCGCGCTGAGCGATGTCAGCTTTGCCGTCAACGAAGGCGAGCTGTTCTCGATCATCGGCCCCAACGGTGCCGGCAAGACCTCGATGGTCAATTGCATTTCCGGACGTTATCGGCCGACTGAAGGCACTCTCCACTATCGTGGCCGGGACATCACCGGCCTCAATCCCAATGCCCGCCCCGGCCTCGGCATCGGCCGCACCTTCCAGAACCTCGCGCTGTTCCACCATATGAGCGTGCTCGACAACATCATGGTCGGCCGCCATCATCTGCTGAAGAACAACTTCCTCACCGGCTCGCTTTACTGGCTGACCGGCGCGCGGCGCGAGGAGCTCGAGCACCGCCGCAAGGTGGAAGAGATCATCGACTTCCTCGATCTGCAGTCGGTACGCAAGGCGACCGCCGGCACGCTGTCCTACGGCCTGCGCAAGCGCGTCGAGCTGGCTCGCGCCATGGCGCTGGAGCCGCAGCTGATCCTGCTCGACGAGCCGATGGCCGGCATGAATTTCGAAGAGAAGGAAGACATGGCGCGTTACATCGTCGACCTGAACGAAGAGTTCGGGATGACGGTGATGATGATCGAACACGACATGGGCGTGGTGATGGACATCTCCCACCGCGTGATGGTGCTCGATTTCGGCCGCAAGATCGCTGAAGGCGATCCGGAAGCGGTGCTCGCCGACCCGCATGTCAAGCGCGCCTATCTCGGCGAGGAAGACGAACTGCTGGTCAGCCCCGACGACGCGGTGCCGGCGGAGCTGACCACATGA
- a CDS encoding ABC transporter ATP-binding protein, which translates to MTQLSASSPSTSPAITVRNVNKSFGNVAIIRDLNLTVAQGERHAVIGPNGAGKSTTFNLISGYITPTSGEVLLRDQVISGLPPYQINRRGLSRSFQVTNVFANMSVWENIRCAVLWATGHRYAFWKNVDRLPEVRDRTAQILEEIGLTARRDVPAGLLTYAEQRALEIGITTAGGADVILLDEPTAGMSHAETERAVDLIRRLTERRTLVIVEHDMSVVFGLADRISVLVYGQIIASGTPNEIRNNPKVKEAYLGEEAA; encoded by the coding sequence ATGACACAGCTTTCAGCAAGTTCCCCCTCGACCTCACCCGCCATCACCGTTCGCAACGTCAACAAGAGCTTCGGCAACGTCGCTATCATCCGCGACCTGAATCTGACCGTGGCGCAGGGCGAACGCCACGCTGTGATCGGGCCGAACGGCGCCGGCAAGTCGACCACCTTCAACCTGATCAGCGGCTACATCACGCCGACATCAGGCGAAGTGCTGCTGCGTGACCAGGTGATTTCGGGGCTGCCGCCCTACCAGATCAACCGGCGCGGATTGTCGCGCAGCTTCCAGGTTACCAACGTATTCGCCAACATGAGTGTGTGGGAGAACATCCGCTGCGCCGTACTGTGGGCCACCGGCCACCGTTACGCCTTCTGGAAGAATGTCGACCGGCTGCCCGAGGTGCGGGACCGCACCGCGCAGATCCTGGAGGAGATCGGCCTGACCGCCCGGCGCGACGTCCCGGCCGGATTGCTCACCTACGCGGAACAGCGTGCGCTCGAGATCGGCATCACCACCGCCGGCGGCGCCGACGTCATCCTGCTGGATGAGCCAACCGCCGGCATGAGCCATGCGGAGACCGAACGCGCCGTCGACCTGATCCGCCGTCTCACCGAGCGCCGCACCCTGGTGATCGTCGAGCACGACATGAGCGTTGTATTTGGGCTCGCCGACCGCATCTCGGTGCTGGTCTACGGCCAGATCATCGCCTCGGGCACGCCAAACGAAATCCGCAACAATCCGAAGGTCAAGGAAGCCTATCTCGGCGAGGAGGCAGCCTGA
- a CDS encoding branched-chain amino acid ABC transporter permease produces the protein MNMHLLFQLLVNGLVVGTLYGVVAMSFVLIYKATQVVNFAQGELLLVGAWVCWALLTKYQIPFWFGMPITLVFMFVFGIAVQLVILRPMIGEPIISVIMVTIALSTILQALMKWVFGVNPQPFPRIFRSETVSFLGLQLQTVYVLSLVVSVAMMAGMAWFFRASKYGLAMRATAFNQQVAQSLGISVKSVFAMAWAISATVSAVAGIVVAVVNGVSSGLSAYGIKVFPAVILGGLDSIVGSVIGGIIIGLLENFAQFIDGEYLHWGNLFEVAPFYVLIIILMIKPYGLFGTKDIERI, from the coding sequence ATGAACATGCACCTGCTGTTCCAGCTTCTTGTCAACGGCCTCGTGGTCGGCACGCTGTACGGCGTGGTCGCGATGTCGTTCGTGCTGATCTACAAGGCCACCCAGGTCGTCAACTTCGCACAGGGCGAGCTGCTGCTGGTCGGCGCCTGGGTGTGCTGGGCACTGCTCACCAAATACCAGATCCCGTTCTGGTTCGGCATGCCGATCACGCTGGTGTTCATGTTTGTGTTCGGCATCGCAGTGCAGCTCGTGATCCTGCGCCCGATGATCGGCGAGCCGATCATCTCTGTCATTATGGTCACCATCGCGCTGTCCACCATCCTGCAGGCGCTGATGAAATGGGTATTCGGCGTCAACCCGCAGCCGTTCCCGCGGATCTTCCGCAGCGAGACCGTCAGCTTCCTTGGCCTGCAACTGCAGACCGTCTATGTGCTCAGCCTGGTGGTCTCGGTCGCCATGATGGCCGGCATGGCCTGGTTCTTCCGTGCCTCCAAATATGGTCTGGCGATGCGGGCCACCGCATTCAACCAGCAGGTGGCGCAGTCCCTCGGCATTTCGGTGAAAAGCGTGTTCGCCATGGCCTGGGCGATCTCGGCAACGGTGTCCGCGGTGGCGGGAATCGTGGTCGCGGTGGTCAACGGCGTGTCGTCGGGCCTCTCCGCCTACGGCATCAAGGTGTTTCCGGCCGTGATCCTCGGCGGGCTCGACAGCATCGTCGGCTCGGTGATCGGCGGCATCATCATCGGCCTGTTGGAAAACTTCGCCCAGTTCATCGACGGCGAATATCTGCACTGGGGCAACCTGTTCGAAGTAGCGCCGTTCTACGTGCTGATCATCATCCTGATGATCAAGCCGTACGGCCTGTTCGGCACCAAAGACATCGAGCGGATCTGA
- a CDS encoding branched-chain amino acid ABC transporter permease, whose product MSEISAPSLPARSTRSDSVKFYGLWIAVAVALLVLPRIFSSGGALTTFSLIGISIIFALSYNILLGQTGMLSFGHAVYYGLGGFLAVHGMNLIASSKLPIPLPLVPLIGGVAGLIFAMILGWVSTRRSGTAFAMISLGVAELVASSALILRSFFGGEAGITANRTKLFRLFDWSFGPQIQIYYLVAAWTLIAMILMYALTRTPWGRMCNAVRDNPERVQFVGYDPHMIRYIAFCFAGFFAGIAGALSAINFEIANSAYLGAVQSGTVLFAAYIGGVGLFIGPIIGAIFVTYLSLALSDLTSVWQLYFGLIFIAVIMFAPGGIAGLLMKHRPVLRAGMIGTVLRSYLAALVPTAAMLAGLVLAIEIVVHHTVNASDDPNIKAFGMSFNAASPLIWGLAAALIVVGYIVARKTWTYVAHAWDTAMTAAREKGFLA is encoded by the coding sequence ATGAGCGAGATTTCCGCCCCCAGCCTTCCCGCCCGCTCGACCCGATCCGACAGCGTCAAATTCTACGGCCTGTGGATTGCCGTCGCCGTCGCGCTCTTGGTGCTGCCGCGCATCTTCTCCTCCGGCGGCGCGCTGACCACCTTCAGCCTGATCGGCATCTCCATCATCTTCGCGCTGTCCTACAACATCCTGCTGGGACAGACCGGAATGCTGTCGTTCGGCCATGCGGTGTATTACGGGCTCGGCGGCTTTCTCGCCGTGCACGGCATGAACCTGATCGCATCGTCCAAGCTGCCGATCCCGCTGCCGCTGGTGCCGCTGATCGGCGGTGTCGCCGGCCTGATATTCGCGATGATCTTGGGGTGGGTCTCGACCCGGCGCAGCGGCACGGCCTTTGCGATGATCTCGCTCGGCGTCGCCGAACTGGTCGCGTCTTCCGCGCTCATCCTGCGCAGCTTTTTCGGCGGCGAAGCCGGCATCACCGCCAACCGCACCAAACTGTTCCGGCTGTTCGATTGGAGCTTCGGCCCGCAGATCCAGATCTATTATCTGGTCGCGGCCTGGACGCTGATCGCCATGATCCTGATGTATGCGCTGACCCGCACGCCCTGGGGTCGCATGTGCAATGCGGTGCGCGACAACCCCGAACGGGTGCAGTTCGTCGGTTACGACCCACATATGATCCGCTACATCGCGTTCTGCTTCGCCGGCTTCTTCGCTGGTATCGCCGGCGCGCTCTCGGCCATCAATTTCGAGATCGCCAACTCCGCCTATCTCGGCGCCGTGCAGTCCGGCACCGTGCTGTTCGCGGCCTATATCGGTGGCGTCGGCCTGTTCATCGGACCGATCATCGGCGCGATCTTCGTCACTTATCTGTCGCTGGCGCTCAGCGACCTCACCTCGGTGTGGCAGCTCTATTTCGGCCTGATCTTCATCGCAGTGATCATGTTCGCGCCCGGCGGCATCGCCGGCCTGCTGATGAAGCACCGCCCGGTGCTGCGCGCCGGCATGATCGGAACGGTATTGCGGTCCTATCTGGCGGCGCTGGTGCCGACGGCTGCAATGCTCGCCGGCCTCGTGCTCGCCATCGAGATTGTGGTGCATCACACCGTGAATGCCAGCGACGATCCCAACATCAAGGCGTTCGGCATGAGCTTCAATGCCGCAAGCCCATTGATCTGGGGGCTCGCCGCCGCGCTGATCGTCGTCGGATACATCGTGGCCCGCAAGACCTGGACATATGTCGCCCACGCCTGGGACACCGCCATGACCGCCGCGCGCGAGAAAGGCTTTCTCGCATGA
- a CDS encoding branched-chain amino acid ABC transporter permease, with protein MAGQSILPAGDFRTSYAVDTTIFPTTASRNALLLGIVLICIAPWFISDYWVALLIQIGMFGIAALGLNILVGFTGQISIGHAAFFLLGAFTSAYLSSKLSVPVFFSIPLSGAVTALVGLVFGLPAARLKGLYLAIATLAAQYILLDFFARADWFTGGTVPAMAEPFSIFGYVARNDRQFFYVVLAYVIVCFVLVTNLMRTRDGRALVAVRDHYLSAEIMGINLTKYRTLSFGLAAFFAGVGGALYAHYQLVVSNEGFGIDRSIIFLAMVIIGGTGSIMGTLMGTAFVVILPETMQWLSAGLKGSAIDQALQLNNNLTFLREIAIGGIIILFLIFEPDGLAHRWRQIKAYWKLYPFSH; from the coding sequence ATGGCAGGACAATCCATTCTCCCCGCCGGCGACTTCCGCACCTCGTATGCCGTCGACACCACGATCTTCCCGACGACCGCCAGTCGCAACGCGTTGCTGCTCGGCATCGTGCTGATCTGCATCGCACCCTGGTTCATCAGCGACTACTGGGTGGCGCTCCTGATCCAGATCGGCATGTTCGGTATCGCCGCGCTCGGCCTCAATATCCTGGTGGGCTTCACCGGCCAGATCTCGATCGGCCATGCCGCGTTCTTCCTGCTCGGCGCCTTCACCTCGGCCTATCTCTCCAGCAAGCTGTCGGTGCCGGTGTTCTTCTCGATCCCGCTGTCCGGGGCCGTCACCGCCCTGGTCGGGCTGGTCTTCGGGCTGCCCGCAGCCCGCCTGAAAGGCCTCTATCTCGCGATCGCGACGCTGGCGGCGCAATACATCCTGCTCGACTTCTTCGCTCGCGCCGACTGGTTCACCGGCGGCACCGTGCCGGCGATGGCTGAGCCGTTCTCGATCTTCGGTTATGTCGCGCGCAACGACCGGCAATTTTTCTACGTGGTGCTGGCCTATGTGATCGTTTGCTTCGTGCTGGTCACCAATTTGATGCGCACCCGCGACGGCCGCGCACTGGTGGCGGTACGCGACCATTATCTCTCTGCCGAGATCATGGGGATCAACCTCACCAAATACCGCACCCTGTCGTTTGGCCTGGCTGCGTTCTTCGCCGGCGTCGGCGGCGCGCTCTATGCGCACTACCAGCTGGTGGTGTCGAACGAAGGCTTCGGCATCGACCGCTCGATCATCTTCCTCGCCATGGTGATCATCGGCGGCACCGGATCGATCATGGGCACGCTGATGGGCACGGCTTTTGTGGTGATCCTGCCGGAGACGATGCAGTGGCTGAGCGCCGGGCTGAAGGGCAGCGCCATCGATCAGGCGCTGCAGCTCAACAACAACCTGACTTTTCTGCGCGAGATCGCCATCGGCGGCATCATCATCCTGTTTCTGATCTTCGAACCCGACGGGCTCGCGCACCGCTGGCGGCAGATCAAGGCTTACTGGAAGCTCTATCCATTCTCGCACTAG
- a CDS encoding long-chain fatty acid--CoA ligase, whose amino-acid sequence MMDYAGRVAQADTYPKLLRLNAREHGSEIALREKDFGLWREFTWNDYHDRVHDFTLGMAALGLGAGDVIGTIGDNRPDWVAGEIATHAIGGLSLGMYRDALEEEVGYLLNYGETKLVFAEDEEQVDKLLGLGDRAPHLKHIVYSDPRGMRKYDDPRLIEADKLAALGREHGAKDPGLYDRLVDATRGDAAAILCTTSGTTSHPKLAMLAPGRVLRHCATYLAFDPKGPDDEYVSVLPLPWIMEQVYVLGKGLLCRMKVNFVEQADTMMNDFREIAPTFVLFAPRIWESIAADVRARVMDASPLKQSLYELGMKSGLAALAQGRRSAVADAVLFRALRDRLGFTRLRSAATGGAALGPDTFKFFRAMGVPLRTLYGQTELLGAYTLHKPDHVDPDTTGVPMADDIEIRIENPDPNGVGEIVVRHPNMYLGYYKNPEGSAADMRDGWMLSGDAGYFNADKQLVVIDRIKDLAETIQGDRFSPQYIENKLKFSPYIAETVVLGAGRSQLAAMICIRYSIISKWAEKNRISFTTYTDLASRPEVYALLRKEVEAVNATLPPAQRIAKFLLLYKELDADDGELTRTRKVRRGVINEKYADIIDAIYGDRPDIDIDTVIRFQDGTTQRIRTTLAVVDLLRNRSIPQAAE is encoded by the coding sequence ATGATGGATTACGCCGGACGCGTCGCCCAGGCCGACACCTATCCCAAGCTGCTGCGGCTCAATGCCAGGGAGCACGGCAGCGAGATCGCGCTGCGCGAAAAGGATTTTGGGCTGTGGCGTGAATTCACCTGGAACGACTATCACGATCGCGTCCACGACTTCACCCTGGGCATGGCCGCGCTCGGCCTTGGCGCCGGCGATGTCATCGGCACCATCGGCGACAACCGGCCTGACTGGGTCGCAGGCGAGATCGCCACCCACGCCATCGGCGGCCTCAGCCTCGGCATGTACCGCGATGCGCTCGAGGAAGAGGTTGGCTATCTGCTCAACTATGGCGAAACCAAGCTGGTGTTCGCCGAGGATGAAGAGCAGGTCGACAAGCTGCTGGGCCTGGGCGATCGCGCCCCTCACCTGAAACACATCGTCTATTCCGATCCGCGCGGCATGCGGAAGTACGACGATCCCAGGCTGATCGAGGCCGACAAGCTCGCGGCGCTCGGCCGTGAACACGGCGCCAAAGACCCCGGATTGTATGACCGGCTGGTCGACGCCACCCGCGGCGATGCGGCGGCCATTCTCTGCACCACCTCCGGCACCACATCGCATCCCAAGCTCGCGATGCTGGCGCCCGGACGCGTGCTGCGTCACTGCGCGACATATCTCGCATTCGATCCGAAGGGGCCCGACGACGAATACGTCTCGGTGCTGCCGCTGCCCTGGATCATGGAGCAGGTCTATGTGCTGGGCAAAGGCCTGCTGTGCCGGATGAAGGTCAACTTCGTCGAGCAGGCCGACACCATGATGAACGATTTCCGCGAAATCGCGCCGACCTTCGTGCTGTTCGCGCCGCGGATCTGGGAATCGATTGCCGCCGATGTCCGCGCCCGCGTCATGGATGCCTCTCCGCTCAAGCAGAGCCTGTACGAACTCGGCATGAAAAGCGGCCTCGCCGCGCTGGCGCAGGGACGCCGCTCGGCCGTGGCGGACGCCGTCCTGTTCCGCGCGCTGCGGGACCGCCTGGGATTCACCCGGTTGCGCTCGGCCGCCACCGGCGGCGCCGCGCTCGGTCCCGACACCTTCAAGTTCTTCCGCGCCATGGGCGTGCCGCTGCGCACGCTGTACGGCCAGACCGAACTGCTCGGCGCCTACACCCTGCACAAACCGGATCATGTCGATCCCGACACCACCGGCGTGCCGATGGCCGACGACATCGAGATCCGCATCGAAAATCCGGACCCCAACGGCGTCGGCGAAATCGTGGTGCGTCACCCCAACATGTATCTGGGATATTACAAGAACCCGGAAGGCTCGGCCGCGGACATGCGCGACGGCTGGATGCTGTCCGGCGATGCCGGTTATTTCAACGCCGACAAGCAGCTTGTGGTGATCGACCGCATCAAGGACCTGGCGGAAACCATTCAAGGCGACCGCTTCTCGCCGCAATATATCGAGAACAAGCTGAAGTTCTCGCCCTACATTGCGGAGACCGTGGTGCTCGGCGCCGGCCGCAGCCAGCTCGCCGCCATGATTTGCATCCGCTACTCGATCATTTCGAAGTGGGCGGAAAAGAACCGGATCTCGTTCACCACTTACACGGATCTGGCCTCGCGCCCGGAGGTCTATGCGCTGCTGCGCAAGGAGGTCGAGGCGGTCAACGCCACGCTGCCGCCGGCGCAGCGCATCGCCAAATTCCTGCTGCTCTACAAGGAGCTCGATGCCGACGACGGCGAACTGACCCGCACCCGCAAGGTCCGCCGCGGCGTCATCAACGAAAAGTATGCCGACATCATCGATGCGATCTATGGCGACCGGCCCGACATCGACATCGACACCGTGATCCGCTTCCAGGACGGCACCACCCAGCGCATCCGCACCACCCTCGCCGTGGTCGACCTCTTGCGCAACCGTTCCATCCCGCAAGCTGCCGAATAG